A stretch of the Actinotalea sp. JY-7876 genome encodes the following:
- a CDS encoding fructosamine kinase family protein: MSATRYSWFLTSAGTPILIVLLRPGLLRASHAGAGRDSPGPAAGRSWSTGAMTARVHRKARADAPPGFFACEAAGLRWLAAARAVPVVRVLEVRDDALLLEHLEAAPPTPDAARELGRGLARLHDRGAPAFGCPPDGWTGDGFFGPLDAPLPLRSGAYERWGPALADLRLEPVREPLRATGRLSPGLAAALDVVGRRLRDGAWDDGDGPARVHGDLWSGNVVWTAAGAVLIDPAAHGGHRVSDLAMLALFGLPHLDVVLAGYQEQHPLPTGWRDLLGLHQLFPVAVHAVLFGGGYVGQLERLATHYAGG; this comes from the coding sequence GTGAGCGCGACGCGGTACTCGTGGTTCTTGACCTCTGCCGGTACGCCGATCCTCATCGTGCTCCTCCGTCCGGGGCTCCTGCGAGCGTCGCACGCGGGAGCCGGACGCGACAGCCCTGGGCCCGCTGCGGGCCGGTCGTGGTCGACTGGGGCCATGACGGCGAGGGTCCACCGCAAGGCGCGAGCGGACGCGCCGCCGGGCTTCTTCGCGTGCGAGGCGGCCGGCCTGCGCTGGCTCGCGGCGGCCCGCGCGGTCCCGGTGGTGCGCGTGCTGGAGGTCCGCGACGACGCGCTCCTCCTCGAGCACCTCGAAGCCGCCCCGCCCACGCCGGACGCGGCGCGCGAGCTCGGCCGCGGGCTGGCGCGGCTGCACGACAGGGGCGCGCCGGCGTTCGGCTGCCCGCCCGACGGGTGGACGGGCGACGGCTTCTTCGGTCCGCTCGACGCGCCGCTGCCGCTGCGTTCCGGGGCGTACGAGCGGTGGGGCCCGGCCCTCGCGGACCTCCGGCTGGAGCCGGTGCGCGAGCCGCTGCGGGCGACCGGGCGCCTGTCCCCCGGCCTCGCGGCAGCGCTCGACGTTGTCGGACGCCGCCTGCGCGACGGCGCATGGGACGACGGCGACGGGCCGGCCCGCGTGCACGGCGACCTGTGGTCGGGCAACGTCGTCTGGACCGCCGCGGGGGCCGTGCTCATCGACCCCGCCGCCCACGGCGGGCACCGCGTGAGCGACCTCGCGATGCTGGCCCTGTTCGGCCTGCCGCACCTGGACGTCGTCCTGGCGGGATACCAGGAGCAGCACCCCCTGCCGACCGGCTGGCGGGACCTGCTCGGCCTGCACCAGCTCTTCCCGGTCGCCGTCCACGCGGTGCTCTTCGGCGGCGGGTACGTCGGGCAGCTGGAGCGGCTGGCGACGCACTACGCGGGCGGGTGA
- the ald gene encoding alanine dehydrogenase — protein MRIGVPAEVKNHEYRVALTPAGVHALEGDGHEVLVQRGAGLGSGIADDAYVAAGARMVPEAADAWAAELVCKVKEPVEQEYPLLRRDQVLFTYLHLAASRACTLALLEAGTTAIAYETVQLADGSLPLLAPMSEVAGRLAPQVGAYHLMRSQGGRGLLPGGVPGVAPASVVVIGGGVAGRHAAQIAVGLRAEVTILDVNVAKLRALDAAYGGRVRTLASSPLAVEEAVVAADVVIGAVLVPGRRAPTLVSNATVARMREGSVLVDIAVDQGGCFEDTRPTTHAEPTFRVHGSTFYCVANMPGAVPDTSTHALTAATLPYVRSLAALGWREAVARDAALAAGLSTHDGALVQPGVAEAHGLPVTAA, from the coding sequence ATGAGGATCGGCGTACCGGCAGAGGTCAAGAACCACGAGTACCGCGTCGCGCTCACGCCGGCCGGCGTGCACGCGCTCGAGGGCGACGGGCACGAAGTGCTCGTGCAGCGCGGCGCGGGCCTGGGGTCCGGCATCGCGGACGACGCGTACGTCGCGGCCGGCGCACGCATGGTCCCCGAGGCCGCCGACGCCTGGGCCGCGGAGCTCGTCTGCAAGGTCAAGGAGCCGGTCGAGCAGGAGTACCCGCTGCTGCGCCGCGACCAGGTCCTCTTCACCTACCTGCACCTCGCCGCGAGCCGCGCCTGCACGCTCGCGCTGCTCGAGGCCGGCACCACGGCGATCGCGTACGAGACCGTGCAGCTGGCCGACGGGTCCTTGCCGCTGCTCGCGCCGATGAGCGAGGTCGCCGGGCGCCTCGCCCCGCAGGTCGGCGCGTACCACCTCATGCGCAGCCAGGGCGGTCGCGGCCTGCTGCCGGGCGGCGTCCCCGGGGTCGCGCCGGCCTCGGTCGTCGTCATCGGCGGCGGCGTCGCCGGACGCCACGCGGCCCAGATCGCCGTCGGGCTGCGGGCGGAGGTCACGATCCTCGACGTGAACGTCGCCAAGCTCCGGGCGCTCGACGCGGCGTACGGCGGGCGCGTGCGCACGCTCGCGTCGAGCCCGCTCGCGGTCGAGGAGGCCGTCGTGGCGGCCGACGTCGTCATCGGCGCGGTCCTCGTCCCGGGGCGGCGGGCGCCGACGCTCGTCAGCAACGCGACGGTCGCCCGCATGCGGGAGGGGTCCGTGCTGGTCGACATCGCCGTCGACCAGGGCGGCTGCTTCGAGGACACGCGTCCCACCACGCACGCCGAGCCCACCTTCCGGGTGCACGGGTCCACGTTCTACTGCGTCGCGAACATGCCCGGCGCGGTGCCGGACACGTCCACGCACGCGCTGACCGCCGCCACGCTGCCGTACGTGCGCTCGCTGGCGGCGCTCGGCTGGCGCGAGGCGGTGGCCCGCGACGCGGCGCTGGCGGCCGGCCTGTCCACGCACGACGGCGCGCTCGTGCAGCCCGGGGTCGCCGAGGCGCACGGGCTGCCCGTCACCGCCGCCTGA
- a CDS encoding GNAT family N-acetyltransferase, whose product MEPIMLRDEHLLLTPPTDRDVDDITAACQDPEIAAWVTVPSPYGRSDAEFFVAHVVGPGWESGTDLVWAVRDATGTSDRLLGMIGLHGLADGSAEIGFWIAPWARGRGVVGRAVDLVLDHAFAPDGLDLVRVLWTAFVGNWPSRRIAWRAGFRVEGAVRLHGVQRDVRRDAWLATLLRDDPRTPAEPWPAEAPAAP is encoded by the coding sequence ATGGAACCGATCATGCTGCGGGACGAGCACCTGCTGCTCACCCCGCCCACCGACCGCGACGTGGACGACATCACCGCCGCGTGCCAGGACCCCGAGATCGCCGCCTGGGTCACCGTGCCCTCGCCGTACGGGCGGTCCGACGCCGAGTTCTTCGTCGCCCACGTCGTCGGACCGGGGTGGGAGAGCGGCACGGATCTCGTGTGGGCGGTGCGGGACGCCACGGGCACCTCCGACCGCCTGCTCGGCATGATCGGGCTGCACGGCCTCGCCGACGGCTCGGCGGAGATCGGGTTCTGGATCGCGCCGTGGGCGCGCGGCCGCGGAGTCGTGGGCCGGGCCGTCGACCTCGTGCTGGACCACGCGTTCGCCCCCGACGGGCTCGACCTGGTCCGGGTGCTCTGGACCGCCTTCGTCGGCAACTGGCCCTCGCGTCGCATCGCCTGGCGTGCCGGCTTCCGGGTCGAGGGCGCGGTGCGGCTGCACGGCGTGCAGCGCGACGTGCGGCGCGACGCGTGGCTCGCCACCCTGCTGCGCGACGACCCGCGCACGCCGGCCGAGCCGTGGCCCGCGGAGGCGCCCGCCGCGCCGTGA
- a CDS encoding M3 family metallopeptidase: protein MIDTTPALDPANPFAHDSALPYALPDFTRIRDEHYLPAFEAGMAAERAEVEALLADPEPPTEELLLGLERSGSLLHRVATVFFNRTSADTSPALDDLEEQVAPLLSEHHDAIYLDRRLYERLEALQARVDAGEVTLEPDAAWLLTELRRDVVRAGAAQPEEVQQRLRELNSRISTLETAFGRELLAETNASAVLVEDAEDLEGMPQDAIAAARQAAADRGHESGYLVELMLYSQQPVLATLRRRDVRRRIHEASIARGGRGGEHDTRAVLLELARLRAERARLLGYEHHAAYVAEDGTARTTSAVSSILGRLAPAAAANARREAADLEAALQADEPGATLEAWDWPYYAERVRQERYALDDAVLRPYLELERVVHDGVFFAAGELYGLQFAERTDLVGYHPDVRVFEVRDADGAELGLFLADWYTRESKRGGAWMNNLVDQSHLLGHRPVVVNNLNIPKPPAGEPTLLTWDEVITLFHEFGHALHGLFSDVRLPSQSGTEVPRDFVEYPSQVNEMWAWEPRVLSRYAVHHVTGEPLPQEWVETMIASRQYNEGFSTTEYLAAALLDQAWHTLTPEQVPTDVDEVEAFEARALEAAGIAVPAVPPRYRTTYFNHVFGGGYAAAYYSYIWSEVLDADTVTWFEENGGLRRENGDRFRRVLLSRGGSLDVMDTFRELRGRDPEIAPLLARRGLS from the coding sequence ATGATCGACACGACACCCGCGCTGGACCCCGCCAACCCGTTCGCGCACGACTCGGCGCTGCCGTACGCGCTCCCCGACTTCACCCGGATCCGCGACGAGCACTACCTGCCCGCGTTCGAGGCGGGCATGGCCGCCGAGCGGGCCGAGGTCGAGGCGCTCCTCGCGGACCCCGAACCGCCCACCGAGGAGCTGCTGCTCGGGCTCGAGCGGTCCGGGTCCCTGCTGCACCGGGTCGCCACGGTCTTCTTCAACCGGACGAGCGCCGACACCTCGCCCGCGCTCGACGACCTCGAGGAGCAGGTCGCCCCGCTGCTCTCCGAGCACCACGACGCGATCTACCTCGACCGCCGCCTGTACGAGCGCCTCGAGGCGCTCCAGGCGCGCGTCGACGCCGGCGAGGTGACGCTCGAGCCCGACGCCGCGTGGCTGCTCACCGAGCTGCGGCGCGACGTCGTGCGGGCGGGTGCCGCGCAGCCCGAGGAGGTCCAGCAGCGCCTGCGCGAGCTGAACTCCCGGATCTCGACGCTCGAGACCGCGTTCGGGCGGGAGCTGCTCGCCGAGACCAACGCCAGCGCCGTGCTCGTCGAGGACGCCGAGGACCTCGAGGGCATGCCGCAGGACGCCATCGCCGCCGCGCGCCAGGCCGCCGCCGACCGCGGCCACGAGAGCGGCTACCTCGTCGAGCTCATGCTCTACAGCCAGCAGCCCGTCCTGGCGACGCTGCGCCGGCGCGACGTGCGGCGCCGCATCCACGAGGCGTCGATCGCCCGCGGCGGGCGCGGCGGCGAGCACGACACGCGCGCCGTCCTGCTCGAGCTCGCGCGCCTGCGCGCCGAGCGCGCCCGGCTCCTCGGCTACGAGCACCACGCGGCGTACGTCGCCGAGGACGGCACCGCACGCACGACGTCGGCCGTGTCCTCGATCCTGGGCCGGCTCGCGCCGGCCGCCGCCGCGAACGCGCGCCGCGAGGCCGCCGACCTCGAAGCGGCCCTGCAGGCCGACGAGCCCGGCGCGACCCTCGAGGCGTGGGACTGGCCCTACTACGCCGAGCGCGTCCGCCAGGAGCGGTACGCGCTGGACGACGCCGTCCTGCGCCCCTACCTCGAGCTCGAGCGCGTGGTCCACGACGGGGTCTTCTTCGCCGCCGGCGAGCTCTACGGCCTGCAGTTCGCCGAGCGCACCGACCTCGTCGGCTACCACCCGGACGTGCGCGTCTTCGAGGTGCGCGACGCCGACGGCGCCGAGCTGGGGCTCTTCCTGGCCGACTGGTACACCCGCGAGTCCAAGCGCGGCGGCGCCTGGATGAACAACCTCGTGGACCAGAGCCACCTGCTGGGTCACCGGCCCGTGGTGGTCAACAACCTCAACATCCCCAAGCCGCCCGCGGGCGAGCCGACGCTGCTCACCTGGGACGAGGTCATCACGCTCTTCCACGAGTTCGGGCACGCGCTGCACGGGCTCTTCTCGGACGTGCGGCTGCCGTCGCAGTCGGGCACCGAGGTGCCGCGGGACTTCGTGGAGTACCCGTCGCAGGTCAACGAGATGTGGGCGTGGGAGCCGCGCGTGCTGAGCCGCTACGCGGTGCACCACGTCACGGGGGAGCCGCTGCCGCAGGAGTGGGTCGAGACGATGATCGCCTCGCGGCAGTACAACGAGGGCTTCTCCACGACGGAGTACCTCGCGGCCGCGCTGCTGGACCAGGCGTGGCACACGCTCACCCCCGAGCAGGTGCCGACCGACGTCGACGAGGTCGAGGCGTTCGAGGCGCGCGCGCTGGAGGCCGCCGGGATCGCGGTGCCGGCCGTGCCGCCGCGGTACCGCACGACGTACTTCAACCACGTCTTCGGCGGTGGGTACGCCGCGGCGTACTACTCCTACATCTGGTCCGAGGTGCTGGACGCGGACACGGTGACGTGGTTCGAGGAGAACGGCGGGCTGCGGCGCGAGAACGGCGACCGCTTCCGCCGGGTGCTCCTCTCGCGCGGCGGCTCGCTCGACGTCATGGACACCTTCCGCGAGCTGCGCGGACGCGACCCGGAGATCGCGCCCCTGCTGGCTCGCCGCGGGCTGTCCTGA
- a CDS encoding M20/M25/M40 family metallo-hydrolase: MSTQPTGATVTTAQDEVTRLCQDLLRIDTSNYGDGSGPGERVAAEYVAAALAEVGLEPELFESAPGRANVVVRLEGSDASRPALVLHGHTDVVPAAADDWSVDPFGGEERDGLLWGRGAVDMKDMDAMILAVVRQMVREGRRPARDVVVAFFADEEAGGRYGASYAVDHRPELFEGATEAISEVGGFSVEVGGRRAYLLQTAEKGIGWLRLVADGRAGHGSQVNTENAVTHLAAAVARIGAYAWPLEITPTVRALLEGVAQLTGLPLDLEDPAAVDRLVQALGPASRFVGATVRNTANPTQLDAGYKANVIPGSASAVLDTRFLPGHEDAARATLAELAGPGVRIEDIHRDIALEFPFEGDLVDAMVAALHAEDPGAAVLPYTLSGGTDNKSLARLGITGYGFAPLRLPTSLDFSAMFHGVDERVPVDALRFGTRVLDRLLATC; encoded by the coding sequence ATGTCGACCCAGCCGACCGGCGCCACCGTGACCACCGCGCAGGACGAGGTCACGCGCCTCTGCCAGGACCTGCTCCGCATCGACACGTCGAACTACGGCGACGGCAGCGGCCCGGGCGAGCGGGTCGCCGCCGAGTACGTCGCCGCCGCGCTGGCCGAGGTCGGCCTCGAGCCCGAGCTGTTCGAGTCGGCGCCCGGGCGGGCGAACGTGGTGGTGCGGCTCGAGGGCAGCGACGCCTCGCGTCCCGCCCTGGTGCTGCACGGCCACACCGACGTCGTGCCCGCCGCGGCCGACGACTGGTCCGTCGACCCGTTCGGCGGCGAGGAGCGCGACGGGCTCCTGTGGGGCCGCGGCGCCGTCGACATGAAGGACATGGACGCGATGATCCTCGCGGTCGTGCGCCAGATGGTGCGCGAGGGCCGTCGCCCGGCGCGCGACGTCGTCGTCGCCTTCTTCGCGGACGAGGAGGCGGGCGGGCGCTACGGCGCGAGCTACGCCGTCGACCACCGGCCGGAGCTGTTCGAGGGCGCGACCGAGGCGATCAGCGAGGTCGGCGGGTTCTCGGTGGAGGTCGGGGGGCGGCGCGCGTACCTGCTCCAGACGGCGGAGAAGGGGATCGGCTGGCTGCGCCTGGTCGCCGACGGGCGCGCGGGCCACGGCTCGCAGGTCAACACCGAGAACGCCGTGACGCACCTCGCGGCCGCCGTGGCGCGCATCGGCGCCTACGCCTGGCCCCTGGAGATCACGCCGACCGTCAGGGCGCTGCTCGAGGGCGTCGCGCAGCTCACCGGGCTGCCGCTCGACCTGGAGGACCCGGCCGCCGTCGACCGGCTGGTCCAGGCGCTCGGGCCGGCGTCGCGCTTCGTCGGCGCGACCGTGCGCAACACCGCCAACCCGACCCAGCTCGACGCCGGCTACAAGGCCAACGTCATCCCGGGGTCGGCGTCGGCCGTGCTCGACACGCGCTTCCTGCCCGGGCACGAGGACGCCGCCCGGGCGACGCTGGCCGAGCTCGCGGGTCCGGGTGTGCGGATCGAGGACATCCACCGCGACATCGCGCTCGAGTTCCCCTTCGAGGGCGACCTGGTCGACGCGATGGTCGCCGCGCTGCACGCCGAGGACCCGGGCGCCGCGGTGCTGCCCTACACGCTCTCCGGCGGCACGGACAACAAGTCGCTCGCCCGCCTGGGCATCACGGGCTACGGGTTCGCGCCGCTGCGGCTGCCGACGTCGCTCGACTTCTCGGCGATGTTCCACGGCGTCGACGAGCGCGTGCCGGTGGATGCGCTGCGGTTCGGCACGCGGGTCCTGGACCGGCTGCTCGCCACCTGCTGA
- a CDS encoding DUF5703 family protein, giving the protein MSPITTSVRDGWRNQGGQWEYRVLTIPRSTSNGDARRLLTDEAEYGRWELARTSLYAGGERKVWLRRKIIRVRSTL; this is encoded by the coding sequence TTGAGTCCCATCACGACGTCGGTCCGCGACGGCTGGCGCAACCAGGGCGGTCAGTGGGAGTACCGCGTCCTGACCATCCCGCGCTCCACGAGCAACGGCGACGCCCGCCGCCTGCTCACCGACGAGGCCGAGTACGGCCGGTGGGAGCTGGCCCGCACGAGCCTGTACGCGGGCGGCGAACGCAAGGTCTGGCTGCGCCGCAAGATCATCCGCGTCCGCAGCACGCTCTGA
- a CDS encoding primosomal protein, translated as MTDDPRAALDRLLAALEAHFHAVSTGRGDEDPAVDDAYDVLADAFDAYDTALLRVHGETLPFYLGDEVDDADDEDDDEDDDEDDEDDDVDEDDLDDLEDDQLDGTELDEPGR; from the coding sequence ATGACCGACGACCCCCGTGCCGCGCTCGACCGCCTGCTCGCCGCACTCGAGGCCCACTTCCACGCGGTCAGCACCGGCCGCGGGGACGAGGACCCGGCCGTCGACGACGCGTACGACGTCCTCGCTGACGCCTTCGACGCCTACGACACCGCGCTGCTGCGCGTCCACGGCGAGACGCTGCCCTTCTACCTCGGTGACGAGGTCGACGACGCAGACGACGAGGACGACGACGAGGACGACGACGAGGACGACGAGGACGACGACGTCGACGAGGACGACCTCGACGACCTGGAGGACGACCAGCTCGACGGCACGGAGCTCGACGAGCCCGGCCGCTGA
- a CDS encoding aldo/keto reductase produces the protein MEERQLGRTGLRVSALGLGTLTWARDTDEQEAAEQLRDFVDAGGTLVDTAASYADGAAEELIGSLLGRVVARDDVVLCTKGGVRRTARGAVVDASRGALLSSLDASLARLGTDHVDLFLVQQPDPRTPLAEVAAALRHVIDTGRARYVGLSNHPGWQTARLGTLLEATAPLAAVEVEYSLLERGIEREVVPAAAALGAGVLAWSPLGRGVLTGKYRRTVPADSRAASAHLAGFVTPYLGASSVRVTEALHTAADGLERTPLELALGWVLSRPGVASALVGARTAAQLRTALDADTALPEAIAQALDEVSAPATGYPEAR, from the coding sequence ATGGAGGAGCGACAGCTGGGCAGGACCGGACTGCGGGTCTCCGCGCTCGGGCTCGGCACGCTCACGTGGGCGCGGGACACGGACGAGCAGGAGGCCGCGGAGCAGCTGCGCGACTTCGTGGACGCCGGCGGGACCCTCGTGGACACCGCGGCGTCGTACGCGGACGGCGCGGCCGAGGAGCTCATCGGCTCGCTGCTCGGGCGGGTCGTGGCGCGGGACGACGTCGTGCTGTGCACCAAGGGCGGCGTGCGGCGCACGGCGCGCGGCGCCGTCGTGGACGCGTCGCGCGGCGCCCTGCTCTCGTCCCTCGACGCGTCGCTGGCCCGCCTCGGCACGGACCACGTCGACCTCTTCCTCGTGCAGCAGCCGGACCCGCGGACCCCGCTCGCCGAGGTCGCGGCGGCCCTGCGGCACGTCATCGACACGGGCCGCGCCCGCTACGTGGGCCTGTCCAACCACCCGGGCTGGCAGACGGCCCGCCTGGGCACGCTGCTCGAGGCCACGGCGCCGCTCGCGGCCGTCGAGGTCGAGTACTCGCTGCTCGAGCGCGGCATCGAGCGTGAGGTCGTGCCCGCCGCCGCGGCGCTCGGCGCGGGCGTGCTCGCCTGGTCGCCGCTCGGCCGGGGCGTGCTGACCGGCAAGTACCGGCGCACGGTGCCCGCCGACTCCCGCGCGGCCTCGGCGCACCTCGCCGGCTTCGTCACGCCCTACCTCGGGGCGTCGTCGGTCCGGGTGACCGAGGCGCTGCACACGGCCGCGGACGGGCTGGAGCGCACGCCGCTCGAGCTCGCGCTGGGCTGGGTGCTCTCACGCCCGGGGGTGGCGTCCGCGCTCGTGGGCGCGCGCACCGCGGCCCAGCTCCGGACCGCGCTCGACGCCGACACCGCGCTCCCCGAGGCCATCGCTCAGGCCCTGGACGAGGTCAGCGCGCCGGCAACCGGCTACCCCGAAGCCCGCTGA